A single window of Dermacentor albipictus isolate Rhodes 1998 colony chromosome 1, USDA_Dalb.pri_finalv2, whole genome shotgun sequence DNA harbors:
- the Slimp gene encoding serine--tRNA synthetase-like protein Slimp: protein MAVALAMNYRCCVRELMRLPGRWSSLPELCALPARALTDMRTSALYIRGKEARNRRALLLPYIEIDKIVNDLPALQKTLQLRDIGLDISPLSTKLPSLRIVKNELKRVQVEIVQLTRALADYWKASTEDQEHNSESELKARLQAHYMTEREVKQSLYAKEEEVIPLILRLPNFVQPPSEVMKLECSEYGIRSTFPFHPASHVDIGSTDIILRHEPRLCYLKGAPALLHLQLCRFFSERLMSLDSALMSGPDWVVDTVLEGCGTDPNNLDHTMAIENKEHSGGHHMHLVGSSALESFAAYLTRRQPKDVPVSFHTVGRRYIAKCDARLPGLFSLTQSTKVAAFMACRREELMPAFENLLAAVKQWYQELELPFRLVLAEPPELGFIESLRVSIEVWSPAQNRYIPSGFLSLHDDFVSRRLIMVSGTKASDAEFLHTTYACIANVHVLVACIMENTQTKEKAFTFPATLKDTYGSPFTSHG, encoded by the coding sequence ATGGCAGTAGCACTAGCCATGAATTACCGGTGCTGTGTCCGGGAGCTTATGCGGCTGCCTGGCCGGTGGAGCTCCCTGCCAGAGTTGTGCGCATTGCCTGCAAGAGCTTTGACAGATATGCGGACGTCGGCACTGTACATTCGCGGTAAGGAAGCGCGCAACAGGCGAGCGCTTCTGCTACCATACATTGAAATAGACAAAATAGTTAACGATCTTCCAGCACTGCAGAAGACTCTGCAGCTGAGGGACATCGGTTTGGACATATCTCCTTTGAGTACAAAACTGCCTTCTTTAAGAATTGTGAAGAATGAATTGAAAAGAGTCCAGGTGGAGATCGTACAGCTGACGCGTGCATTGGCAGACTACTGGAAGGCGAGCACTGAAGACCAGGAGCATAATAGCGAATCGGAACTCAAAGCACGGCTTCAAGCCCACTACATGACCGAGCGAGAAgtaaagcagtctttgtatgcaaaggaggaagaagtcatccCCTTAATACTGCGGCTGCCCAACTTTGTCCAACCACCAAGTGAGGTGATGAAGTTGGAGTGCTCAGAATACGGCATTCGATCCACATTTCCGTTTCACCCAGCATCGCACGTCGACATCGGCAGCACCGACATCATCCTGCGGCACGAGCCTCGGCTGTGCTACCTAAAGGGCGCGCCGGCACTGCTACATCTTCAGCTATGCAGGTTCTTTAGTGAACGTTTGATGTCACTGGACAGCGCACTAATGAGTGGACCAGACTGGGTCGTAGATACTGTGTTAGAGGGCTGTGGCACCGATCCAAACAACCTAGACCACACCATGGCCATTGAAAACAAGGAACACAGTGGAGGTCACCACATGCACTTGGTTGGATCATCAGCGCTAGAGTCATTTGCAGCTTACCTGACCCGGCGCCAGCCCAAAGACGTGCCAGTGAGTTTCCACACAGTCGGCCGCCGTTACATAGCTAAGTGCGACGCACGCCTGCCTGGTCTCTTCTCACTCACCCAATCTACGAAAGTGGCTGCTTTCATGGCTTGCCGTCGTGAAGAGTTGATGCCCGCATTTGAAAACCTGCTGGCAGCTGTCAAGCAGTGGTACCAAGAACTGGAACTGCCCTTTCGCCTTGTTCTTGCTGAGCCACCAGAGCTTGGCTTCATTGAAAGCCTACGTGTGTCCATTGAAGTTTGGTCACCTGCACAAAACAGGTATATACCTAGTGGCTTCCTCAGCCTACATGATGACTTTGTGAGCAGGAGGCTCATTATGGTTTCTGGAACCAAGGCATCAGATGCAGAATTTTTGCACACCACTTATGCTTGCATTGCCAATGTGCATGTCTTAGTGGCATGCATTATGGAAAATACACAGACAAAGGAAAAGGCATTCACGTTTCCAGCAACTCTCAAGGATACCTATGGAAGCCCATTTACTTCTCATGGGTAA